In Mus musculus strain C57BL/6J chromosome 15, GRCm38.p6 C57BL/6J, the genomic stretch CTCGTCTCCCCATCCCACTGATAACCAACTCCTTcacctcagcccctccctatgCTCCTCAGGACTTTTACAGAAACCATGAGTTCACTGTGCCCTGGAAAGCCATGGCAGACCAAGCTGAGCAGTGCGGGACTTGTCTATTTGCACTTCGGACGTAAGCTCCTGGCCCAGTTGCTGGGCACTAGTGAAGAGGACAGCGTGGTGGATACCATCTATGACAAGGTAGGGGCCCGAGGACAGAGAGGTCCCATCTGTGCCTTCCCGCTGGGCTGGCTAGCAATGGCACAGCTACAGTCCTGAACTAGGTCAGTCACTGGCCTATAGGGGACAGTCCTAGTCACTGtcctattgctgagaagagaaaCTATGACCATAGcagctcttacaaaagaaagcatttaactggggctggctcatggtttcagaggtttaaaaCATCTGCTTTCACATAGTGGGGAGCATGgcaagcacacaggcagacatggtggcgaAGAAGTTGCTGCCGAGCTCTACCTacggatcagcaggcagcaggagaacaaaataacctgggcctggcttggacttttgaaaccccaaagccacccctagtgacacacttcctctagccAGGCcacacctcaaagcccaccctttcAGTCACTCCCCACAGCAGGCACCCTGAAGTGGGCAGTGGGTACTGGGCTTTAATTTAAGGAAAGAGGTCTTAGTAAtttgttattttgagataggttctgcCTCTGTTGTTAAAACTGTAAGGGTACAATATCACATCATTCTGGGGAATGGCTTTGAAAGTGTTTTCCCATCTTTTTCTTGACATACATCAAGTGTGGTGGAGCACACTGTATCTAACACTTACGAGGCTTAGACAGGAGGACCTTGAATGCCAGGCCAACCtggaccctgactcaaaaaccagACCAAACAAAATTATtcgatatttcttttttttttaaagatttatttatttattatatgtaagtacactgtagctgtcttcagacactccagaagagggtatcagatttcgttacagatggttgtgagccaccatgtggttgttcggatttgaactcgggacctttggaagagcagtaggcgctcttaaccactgaaccatctcgccagcccctcaaTATTTCTAAATAAACAGCTTATATCAGAAGAAGCACTGAGCTCAGAGATTCCGACACCCTGGCTGTTGAGAGCATCTCTCAGCATCTCCGTAATTCACTGGTTACACAGTTTGGCAGGCTCGGGTGGAAAAGCACAAACATCTCCAGGTTCAAGCCAAGCAGTACCAAGGACAGCACCTGCCCTGTTCCTGTAAGGCTCACTAGTAAAATCTCAGCCCTACCTAGTTCCCAGCACATGAGACAGCAGCTTAGGCTCTTGAGCTCAGGTGTTGGGCTTCGATTTCCAGCGTCTGCTCCCATTTGATTGTACCACAGGGGAAGTTGTGAACGGGCTGGGAGCTCTGAGAATGCCGAGACCTGGGGTCAGTTTCCATTTCCACTCTGACATCATGTTACTGATGGAGGCCCGTTTTATAGAGCAGTGTCTCATCTTCTCATACTGGTTCTGCTCTAGAGTCTGAGGTATTGTCCTACTGTTTCTTCAGGATCGGATGTTGCAGCTGCTGCTAATATATGGTATATTATGAGCTCCGTCTCAAAGCCCCACACCTCAGCTCTTGGTGTCTGTCACACACTTCTCCACTTAACCATCTACTGCCTCATTGATTTGCCATGCAGTCTACCCAGCCCACCTACTCTCTATTCCCTCTCTCAGCACAGGAATCCATTCCCACAAGCCTATCTAGGAACTAAAATCCTTGTTCAAAATTTAGTAGCCAGGCTGGAGGTTAAGAACACAGGTGGACAGAATTCATTGTCCCAGTATCCACATAGTGCTTTGCaaacatctgtgactccagttccaggagatctgatgccctcttctggcctccactgtcACTACGCATATACATTGTATataggcatacatgcaagcaggacacccatgcacataaaaataaattttttggtttttcgagacagggtttctctgtatagctctggctgtcctggaacccactttgtagaccaggctggccttgaactcagaaatctgcctgcctctgcctcccgagtgctgggattaaaggcgtgtgctaccacgcccggctattttttttttttttaaatagacaaagtcttactatgtatctctggctgtcctggaactcactatgtaaaccaggctagctttgaacccacaggtctgcctgcttctgggattaaagtgatGTGCCACTACACTGGTTAAAAATGTACTTATGGAGCCGGAAATGGTGGCGCAGgcccttaatcccagctcttgggaggcagagtctacaaagtgagttccaggacggccagagctatacaaaaaaaccctgtcttgaaaaaccaaaaaaaaaaattacttaatgtTAAAAAGTCAGCAGCCCCTCCACACGTGCTGCCTGGGGCCTTGGATGCTGGTAGGACAGCATTAGAAGGCAGGTGACTGGATTCCAGGCCCAACACTAAGCTGCTGCCTTCCCTAGTTCTTCCTCTCCCATTTGTCAAACACCGAGGGCAGATGTGAGATAGTGTGTGTTACGTGCCGTCAAGCCTCAAGTGCCTCTCCCCTGCTGCTGCCTTAGATGTATGAGAACTTTGTGGAAGAGGTGGATGCGGTGGACAATGGGATCTCTCAGTGGGCAGAGGGGGAGCCTCGGTATGCCATGACCACCACACTGAGTGCCCGGGTTGCTCGGCTTAATCCCACCTGGAACCAGCCCAACCAAGACACTGAGGTGAGCCTGAGTCACAGAGCTGAAGAAGACAAAGTAAAAACGGTTGATCTTCCAATCCCTGTGAGGTAAAATCTGGGCCAGTGTTCAACATGTCTTGTCATTCCAACCTTTCCCAGGCAGGGTTCAGGCGAGCAATGGACCTGGTACAAGAGGAGTTTCTGCAAAGACTAAACTTCTACCAGCACAGCTGGCTGCCAGCCCGGGCCTTAGTAGAGGAGGCACTGGCCCAGAGATTCAAGGTAGACCTGGGAGGTGGCTTCGGGGTCAGGGATGGTCCTGACCCATCTGGTCAGCTGGGCCTCTTGCTCTGCCCAAACCTTCTAGCCACTCTGCTTCCCTTTCAGGTAGATTCAAGTGGGGAAATAGTGGAACTCGCAAAAGGTGGATGCCCTTGGAAGGAGCATCTATACCACCTAGAATCTGAGCTGTCCCCCAAAGTGGCCATTACCTTTGTTATCTACACTGACCAGGCTGGACAGTGGCGAGTCCAGTGCGTACCCAAGGAGCCTCACTCATTCCAAAGCCGGTGAGTCCCCACAGAATGACTCTACCTACCTTGAAGTCTGTCTCAGCACTTTTTGGGGGCTGCCACCCATGCGTGAGACCTGCTCCCTTCCCTTAGTTCCTCATGTCCCCCTTTGTTCTGTGTAGGCTACCCTTGCCCGAGCCATGGAGAGGACTTCGGGATAAGGCCCTGGACCAAGTCAGTGGGATCCCTGGTTGCATCTTCGTCCATGCCAGTGGCTTCATTGGTGGGCACCACACTCGAGAGGGTGCCCTGAACATGGCCCGTGCCACCCTTGCCCAGCGCCCAGCACCTGTGCCTCTTGCAAATGCTGTAGTCCAATAAAACGTATTCACCTCTAACTGACCCAGTCCCTGATCCACCAACCTGGAATTTTCTTAGACTTGTAAGTGCTTTGCTTTTCAGTTGACAACCATCTCAgttggctggagagatagctcagcagtcaaCATGGTTGTtgtgggagaggactgggattccatccccagcacccacaaagcagctcataactgtaactccagctccaggagatccaacacccccttcctgacctctgtgggcactagacacacatttgtacatgcaggcaacacaaacgtgtaaaataataaatccttaagaaatagaaaccaCCCTAGGAGTACATAACTTGATCAAGTTCCCAACCAGCTGGAGAGTGACTGAAGGATCTAACCAGTGGTCATCTTACACCCTAGCAATACACTCGGAGTTACATCCTGGTAAatgagtggaaacaagaaaaactttatttacaagtgGGAATGAGGGGAGTGGGGTTGAGCAGATGATTGTCCTGGAAGAGGGTCCCAAGGAGCAGAGGTTGGTGATGTCTCAGTAAATAGTGGCACTTCATGAATAGAGCCTCCCCCTCCAGCTGGAGGCTCCTGGGCTCGACCAAGTACTGGGCTAAAGCGTGGAAACTGAGCATTGACAAAGTACAGAGGTATGTGGGTGATTCGGCCTGTGGACCAGCActgcagagaatgagaaagaaaggcGTCACCATCTGGGCCTCCAGCTGTCCTGAAGACAcctgcacgtgcacacacacatgtgcacgtgcatacacacacacacacacacacacacacacagcctagcCGACTCACCACACTAAGCAAGGCCCCTTTgttgaaggaaggatggaaagtGATGAGCTGAGCTTGGGCTCCTGGTTCCCCCTGAATAATACCACTTCGGCAAAAAGAAGAAGAGGTGAGAAGACAAAAGGTGGCTGGATGTGGGAAGGTCTTTGTGGCCAGCCCCAATGTCAGCTTGCACTTACCAGGGAAGCAGTTCAAACACGGGGCTGTTTCGAGTTCGAAAAAGGAGGATGACAGGATTCCCGTCCTGAAcctgtgggtttcctgtaagaaaTGGATCAGCCAATACAGGGGACTCTGGAAACAGAGTCCCAGAGGCAGAGAACAGCAGCCGGGGTGCTGTCAAGATCTATTAGGCTGTGGCTTAGGAAAGCCCTTTGTCTAGTTGAGTgtattggcacacacctttaataccagcacggGCAGACAAAACAGGTggacctgtgagttcaaggccagcctgaggtacacagtgaattccaggacagccagggctacacagtgaccttttctcaaagaaagacagcccattcattctctctgctcCTTACCTTTCATGAGCACAGCCAGACGTTCACCACTTGGGTCCCACACCATGGAGTGGGCCTCTCCCCCGAGTCTGTAACAGGACAAGCATTGAGTGTGGCTCATTCCCACTTCATCCCTCCTCCCACAGCTACTCAGActcacctctcctctccatcTGGGGTCTGAATTGTTGTCTCAGAAAGATCTGCTACGATGGTTGCTGACTTTGCACCTCCAACATGTCCTTTCCCTGTTCCTGTAAGCAGTGTTCTTGGCTTATGTGCTTCCCTTCAGCCCTCAGTGCCCTATAACTGCTATCTTCCTCTGACCACCCCAGAGAGTCTGCATTCTGAAATGTCCTAACTCACCACATCGTTCTGGGAATGACAAGGAATAAATTAATGCTTCCCCCAATACAGTGAACAGCAGTCGGTTTCCATCTGGACTCCAGCAGCCAGTCTGGGGACAGGAAGGAAAAGATAGGAGATGGATCTACAGGAGGGCTAAAGCAGGGGAGAAGATGAGGAGCCATAGGTCCAGGCCCAGGGgaattcccttcccttcctcccagctTCTGTGAATCCATACAGTCCTCACTTACCTGGCAGCGCCCTGAAAGAGTTGGCCACGCCTCACAAGTCCACATCTGGGCCTCCCAGACTCTAAACCAAAGAAAGCCAGATTACAGCAGGGCCTTCAGGCTCCACCCCTGGACTGGCCGGGAAGTGAAGTGCCCTTCTCTGGGTTCTTCCCTCACTCCCCTAGCTTTTCGCCTACTCACCTAAAGACGGCAGAAGGAGTAGTAGCCAGGACTTTGCTGCCATCTGGGGACCACAGCAGATTGGTAACCCCTCCTCCTCGGAACCAAGGAAGGGGGACACAAGTCTCTGTTGAAACGTCCCATACCTGAGATAGAGGGAACTCAGTACAGAAACTCAAAAGATTATCAAGCAACTCATGGTGGGCTACCCATTTATGTACACAAAtccccagagaaggggaagcagcaagaaaccaGACTACTCGACATAAAGACCTATGTTTAAGATCACAGTGATAGCTGGCAGAGCTCAGCTGAAACTCTGAAGACAAACAACAACCACACTGCCTCACACTTTCTACCACCAGGTAAGGAAGGCTCTTGTCTGAGGGGTGGGAACCAACTCACCAGAATAACAGCATCTACAGGTGAGGCTGAGAGCAGCCACCCCCCATTGGGGGCCCAAGCCAAGCTAGTGACTGGTGTGTGCCCAGGGTGAGACAACACCTGGGCGCAGCCAGAGGAGGGTCTGCCAGGGATAAACAAAAGGATGTGGTGAGaaaacagtaaacaaacaaatgcattgggggagggggggctgatGACTGTGAGAACACTTgctgcctttgatcccagcactcactgcGGGTGCTCACACCCTCTAAGTCCAGCCCAGAGGTCGATGCCCTCTCGCACTTCCATCACCAAGTGCTGTTTCAGAGCCATGGCCTGGGTTCTCCCCTTTCCACCCAGCAGTAACCCCTTTTAGCTGCCATGAGGCCCAGGTCACTGACAGAAACTCAGTCATCTCTGGGCTCCAGTTCACTGTTAATGGCTCCACTCTCCTTGTAGCCTGCTCCTCAGACCTCTTCAAATGCACATTAGATTGTCCATATGGCACATTGCCCAACCTTTGACTTTGTTATTGTATTTatctataaatatgtattttataacacgttatatattatataaaatatggcactgaatacatgttatataaaagtataatatgtaatatattaagtgtattttaaatatattttatatgttaaacattttatattagctgggcatggtggcacacgcctttaatcctagcactcgagaggcagaggcaggcggatttctgagttgaggccagcctggtctacaaagtgagttccaggacagccagggctatacagagaaaccctgtctcaaaaaaaccaaaaaaaaaaaaaaattaaaaaaattatattaaatagatcatatatatatatatatatgtgtatgtatatgtattataaaaGTTCTATCTTAGGAAACCACAGTGGACATATAGAACCACTCCCAAACGCTGCTCTCTGGGCTGTAAGTTGCACTCTGGCATCTCTGGATTCAAgctcagcctgatctacagagcgagttccaggacagccaggctacacagagaaccctgtctcaaaaacacaaaacaacaaaaagttgtCTATGACCACCACATGAGTGCacacatagattaaaaaaaaattaaacgccgggcggtggtggagcacgcctttaatggCAGCACGCCTTTAATGACAGCcatgactatacagagaaaccctgtctcgaaaaaaaaaaaattaaaaaaattaaaaatttggagaGATGCAC encodes the following:
- the Myg1 gene encoding MYG1 exonuclease precursor → MGRRFLRGILTLPLRSVLQAQHRMLGSEQDPPAKRPRNNLMAPPRIGTHNGTFHCDEALACALLRLLPEYANAEIVRTRDPEKLASCDIVVDVGGEYNPQSHRYDHHQRTFTETMSSLCPGKPWQTKLSSAGLVYLHFGRKLLAQLLGTSEEDSVVDTIYDKMYENFVEEVDAVDNGISQWAEGEPRYAMTTTLSARVARLNPTWNQPNQDTEAGFRRAMDLVQEEFLQRLNFYQHSWLPARALVEEALAQRFKVDSSGEIVELAKGGCPWKEHLYHLESELSPKVAITFVIYTDQAGQWRVQCVPKEPHSFQSRLPLPEPWRGLRDKALDQVSGIPGCIFVHASGFIGGHHTREGALNMARATLAQRPAPVPLANAVVQ
- the Myg1 gene encoding MYG1 exonuclease isoform X1, yielding MSSLCPGKPWQTKLSSAGLVYLHFGRKLLAQLLGTSEEDSVVDTIYDKMYENFVEEVDAVDNGISQWAEGEPRYAMTTTLSARVARLNPTWNQPNQDTEAGFRRAMDLVQEEFLQRLNFYQHSWLPARALVEEALAQRFKVDSSGEIVELAKGGCPWKEHLYHLESELSPKVAITFVIYTDQAGQWRVQCVPKEPHSFQSRLPLPEPWRGLRDKALDQVSGIPGCIFVHASGFIGGHHTREGALNMARATLAQRPAPVPLANAVVQ
- the Aaas gene encoding aladin, with amino-acid sequence MCSLGLFPPPPPRGQVTLYEHNNELVTGNSYESPPPDFRGQWINLPVLHLTKDPLKAPGRLDHGTRTAFIHHREQVWKRCINVWHDVGLFGVLNEIANSEEEVFEWVKTACSWALALCGRASSLHGSLFPHLSLRSEDLIAEFAQVTNWSSCCLRVFAWHPHTNKFAVALLDDSIRVYNANSTIVPSLKHRLQRNVAALAWKPLSASVLAVACQSCILIWTLDPTSLSTRPSSGCAQVLSHPGHTPVTSLAWAPNGGWLLSASPVDAVILVWDVSTETCVPLPWFRGGGVTNLLWSPDGSKVLATTPSAVFRVWEAQMWTCEAWPTLSGRCQTGCWSPDGNRLLFTVLGEALIYSLSFPERCGTGKGHVGGAKSATIVADLSETTIQTPDGEERLGGEAHSMVWDPSGERLAVLMKGNPQVQDGNPVILLFRTRNSPVFELLPCGIIQGEPGAQAQLITFHPSFNKGALLSVCWSTGRITHIPLYFVNAQFPRFSPVLGRAQEPPAGGGGSIHEVPLFTETSPTSAPWDPLPGQSSAQPHSPHSHL